One region of Exiguobacterium acetylicum genomic DNA includes:
- a CDS encoding chemotaxis protein CheW, translated as MEQKWVVFQLEDNAYGIDVQSVRSIERLIPITRIPNAASYVKGVINLRGVVTPVIDLRARLGFELTEETEETRIIIATLEHGDAGFIVDRANEVVESTDVRIEPLSEQKQEDASYLTAVAKGDQQLFSLIEPNRLFEDIVHA; from the coding sequence ATGGAACAAAAATGGGTTGTTTTTCAATTAGAAGATAATGCATACGGTATTGATGTACAGTCTGTTCGTTCAATCGAACGACTCATCCCGATCACACGGATTCCGAACGCTGCATCTTATGTCAAAGGAGTCATCAATTTGCGTGGTGTCGTCACACCCGTGATTGATTTGCGCGCCCGTCTTGGATTCGAGTTAACAGAAGAGACAGAAGAGACACGCATCATCATCGCCACTTTAGAGCATGGAGATGCTGGATTCATCGTCGACCGGGCAAATGAAGTCGTCGAATCAACGGATGTTCGCATCGAGCCGCTCAGTGAACAAAAGCAGGAGGATGCCTCCTATTTGACTGCGGTCGCTAAAGGTGATCAGCAATTGTTCTCACTGATTGAACCGAATCGCTTATTTGAGGACATCGTTCATGCTTAA
- a CDS encoding chemotaxis protein CheA, with the protein MDLNEYVGLFLDESMEHLQAINTSLLVFEERLDDEAVIDQIFRSAHTLKGMAGTMGYDAIADLTHEMESALDLVRSKKQPATAELIDVLFVAAEQLETMVEDISRGGKGKLDVTETVRRLQQFIRPDQDGIIPVASSSSEQKFECDVYSEAVVKQSIASGYQAYIVKVELSADVILKAARVYMVFDRLQQLGDVILSNPTSDELEQEHFETTFSVLFVTQQDQMTIQEAIASVSEVATVTMDVFEATPEAEVATSTLPQEVPVATSVPAPTASPEAPEQTDLSAPVASKTIRVNLERIDRLMNLFEEFIIDRGRLERIAAEVSSPELTDTVERIKRGTNELQSLVLTLRMMPIEQVFNRFPRMVRSVSKDVGKHIKLHITGAETELDRTVIDEIGDPLVHLIRNAIDHGIENKAERILANKPVEGNLSLRAYHSGNRVFIEIEDDGAGINHERVTRIAIEKGLITEEEAMQLTIEEASMLLFAPGFSTAEEVTDLSGRGVGLDVVKSKIESLGGEVFVETRRGEGTIFRISLPLTLSIISAMLVELGQETYAIPLTAIIETTSLRKSAILQAHREKVFDFRGQLVPLISLNEVYGLPQHEAEAYSVVVVRSGEKLAGLIVSELIGQQEIVMKPLGSYLEGIRAISGATILGDGQVALIIDSNALLRK; encoded by the coding sequence ATGGACTTAAATGAATACGTAGGGTTGTTCCTCGATGAGTCGATGGAGCATTTACAAGCGATTAACACAAGTTTATTGGTTTTTGAAGAACGATTAGACGATGAAGCGGTCATCGATCAAATTTTCCGTTCTGCCCATACGCTAAAAGGGATGGCAGGAACGATGGGATATGATGCGATTGCTGATTTAACGCATGAGATGGAGAGCGCTCTTGATTTAGTCAGATCGAAGAAACAGCCTGCTACAGCTGAATTGATCGATGTCCTCTTCGTTGCTGCCGAACAACTGGAGACGATGGTAGAAGACATCAGTCGCGGTGGAAAAGGAAAACTCGATGTCACGGAAACAGTAAGACGATTACAGCAGTTCATTCGGCCCGATCAAGACGGAATCATTCCAGTTGCGTCTTCATCTTCCGAGCAAAAATTCGAATGTGATGTCTACTCGGAAGCAGTCGTCAAACAATCCATTGCTTCCGGTTATCAGGCGTATATCGTAAAAGTCGAACTTTCAGCGGATGTCATCTTAAAAGCGGCACGCGTCTACATGGTGTTTGATCGTTTACAGCAACTCGGAGATGTCATCTTGTCGAATCCGACCTCGGATGAACTGGAGCAAGAGCATTTCGAGACGACGTTCTCAGTCCTGTTCGTGACGCAACAAGATCAGATGACGATTCAAGAAGCGATTGCTTCTGTATCAGAAGTCGCAACAGTCACGATGGACGTGTTCGAAGCAACACCGGAAGCAGAGGTAGCGACATCCACCCTTCCACAGGAAGTGCCGGTTGCGACATCAGTACCTGCACCAACAGCTTCACCCGAAGCACCAGAGCAGACGGATCTATCTGCACCTGTCGCTTCGAAAACGATTCGTGTCAATCTCGAGCGAATCGATCGTTTGATGAACCTGTTCGAAGAGTTCATCATCGACCGCGGTCGATTGGAGCGCATTGCAGCAGAAGTCAGCTCACCGGAATTGACAGATACGGTCGAACGAATCAAACGAGGTACGAACGAATTACAATCACTCGTTTTAACGTTACGGATGATGCCGATCGAACAAGTGTTCAATCGCTTCCCGCGGATGGTGCGTTCCGTTTCGAAGGATGTCGGAAAACATATCAAACTACACATTACAGGTGCTGAGACGGAACTTGATCGGACAGTCATCGATGAGATTGGTGATCCACTCGTCCACTTGATCCGTAATGCGATCGATCATGGAATTGAAAACAAAGCGGAACGGATTTTAGCGAATAAACCGGTCGAAGGAAATCTTTCGCTTCGTGCCTATCATTCAGGAAACCGAGTCTTCATCGAGATTGAAGATGATGGAGCAGGTATCAATCACGAACGTGTCACACGGATTGCGATTGAAAAAGGATTGATCACGGAAGAAGAAGCGATGCAATTAACGATCGAAGAGGCTTCGATGCTGTTGTTCGCACCTGGTTTCTCGACGGCAGAAGAAGTCACGGACTTGTCTGGTCGTGGTGTTGGTCTCGACGTCGTCAAATCGAAGATCGAATCATTAGGCGGAGAAGTATTCGTTGAGACGCGCCGCGGAGAAGGAACGATTTTCCGTATCAGTTTACCATTAACGCTTTCGATCATCTCAGCCATGCTCGTTGAGCTCGGACAAGAGACGTATGCGATTCCGCTCACTGCCATCATCGAGACGACATCCTTACGTAAATCAGCGATCCTGCAAGCGCACCGGGAGAAAGTATTTGATTTCCGTGGACAATTGGTTCCACTTATTTCGCTGAATGAAGTGTATGGATTGCCGCAGCATGAAGCAGAAGCCTATTCGGTCGTCGTCGTTCGGAGTGGCGAAAAATTAGCAGGGTTGATCGTATCCGAATTGATCGGTCAACAAGAAATCGTCATGAAGCCACTCGGTAGTTATCTAGAAGGTATCCGTGCCATTTCTGGCGCGACGATTCTTGGAGACGGACAAGTCGCGTTGATCATTGACAGCAATGCACTATTACGGAAGTGA